One region of Peromyscus eremicus chromosome 4, PerEre_H2_v1, whole genome shotgun sequence genomic DNA includes:
- the LOC131908610 gene encoding cystatin-S-like, translating to MACLLHAPLLLLTTLMVAVNLSLNPVLGKTLLGGIEESSMQEEGAPEALDYAVNKYNENNNDLHLSRVVKVERVQKQVVAGTNFLFDVILGQTTCMKPQADLTNCPLNDQADQQEREFCSFEVYVMTWENQMSLTASNCHKI from the exons ATGGCCTGTCTGCTGCATGCTCCACTACTCCTGCTGACAACTCTCATGGTGGCTGTGAACCTGAGCCTGAACCCTGTGCTGGGTAAAACACTGCTGGGTGGCATAGAGGAATCCAGTATGCAGGAAGAGGGGGCCCCAGAAGCACTGGACTATGCTGTCAACAAGTACAATGAAAACAACAATGACTTGCATCTGAGCCGTGTTGTAAAAGTAGAAAGAGTCCAAAAACAG GTTGTGGCTGGAACGAACTTCTTATTTGATGTGATCCTAGGCCAAACCACATGTATGAAACCCCAGGCTGACTTGACCAACTGTCCCTTAAATGATCAGGCTGATCAGCAAGAG AGAGAATTCTGTTCTTTTGAAGTCTACGTTATGACCTGGGAGAACCAGATGTCCCTGACAGCTTCCAACTGCCACAAAATATAA